In candidate division Zixibacteria bacterium HGW-Zixibacteria-1, the following are encoded in one genomic region:
- a CDS encoding cupin domain-containing protein, whose amino-acid sequence MEKLFPQLKAYYSPKVIGEVNDVFVKVTKVKGQDVPWHIHDNEDEMFYMVKGSLVMQIENEDDFTLGEGEYYIVKKGIKHRVHSEQECWILLIEPRATKHTGDVKSTITRTIEEQL is encoded by the coding sequence CTGGAGAAGTTATTTCCGCAATTAAAAGCATATTATTCTCCCAAAGTCATCGGTGAAGTGAACGATGTTTTTGTGAAAGTCACCAAAGTCAAGGGACAGGATGTTCCCTGGCATATTCATGACAACGAAGATGAAATGTTTTATATGGTCAAGGGTTCCCTGGTGATGCAGATCGAGAATGAGGATGATTTCACGCTGGGCGAGGGTGAATATTATATCGTGAAAAAAGGCATCAAGCACCGTGTTCATTCGGAGCAGGAATGCTGGATTCTGCTCATAGAGCCCAGGGCGACCAAACATACCGGCGACGTCAAATCGACCATAACCAGGACGATTGAAGAGCAGTTGTAG
- a CDS encoding biotin attachment protein: MIFTKTAKKIRVQFMPFRDGLQSSFGGKVRLNDFLPAMKRAAELGIHHFEFGGGARYQAPFFYLGEDPFEDMKAIRDAVGPDVDLQILTRSVSGVTLTTQSPEGLQLQARLMKQYGTTWDRNFDYMNDVENLIRTGKPIVDAGMHHQVCIALMGLPFKSNKVHTAEFYINIGKRLLEDGIHIDSICLKDASGTTDPKTIYDTAIGLRKLMPPEMPLWMHTHDTASMAVACYMAAIAGGADGVDLSVRPMASGTVQPDARSLDHALKGTGYALDIDVSKLSEIEEMLNELMKDYDFNPTTTTADARVLGFPMPGGAIGPNVHMMVKAGILEKYGDVLAEFPVVVEAGGAWTSVTPGSQQYWLQAFNNVMYGRWKKIDAGYGRAVLGYFGKTPLPPDPEVIKVASEQLNLPVFTGNALDAAPKNIEPAKKALEERGLPVNDKNIFLVVSAMVPGKKMELNEGIRFLMGNAKIDVPLKKKEEPKPAEVPAAAPVIAAAINGPVTSRCVVQEGAVTRTFMVTVEPAAASGNPSPAPAAAVNNPTPAPTGGTSVFSTFAGFVEVVDILVKVGESVNRGHVVAAVEAMKAKHDIKAPVDGKVTAIHVKIGDEIDASKPIMTIA, translated from the coding sequence ATGATCTTCACCAAGACTGCCAAGAAAATCAGAGTGCAGTTTATGCCGTTTCGCGATGGCTTGCAAAGTTCTTTTGGGGGTAAGGTCAGATTAAATGATTTTCTGCCTGCTATGAAAAGGGCAGCCGAATTGGGAATTCATCATTTCGAGTTCGGGGGCGGGGCCAGGTATCAGGCACCTTTCTTTTACCTGGGTGAGGATCCTTTCGAGGATATGAAAGCTATTCGTGACGCGGTCGGTCCGGATGTCGATCTGCAAATTCTTACGCGATCGGTTTCGGGAGTGACCCTTACGACACAATCTCCCGAAGGGCTCCAGCTTCAGGCCAGGTTAATGAAGCAGTATGGTACAACATGGGATAGAAATTTCGATTACATGAATGATGTCGAGAACCTGATTCGTACCGGTAAGCCGATTGTTGATGCAGGGATGCACCATCAGGTCTGCATTGCTTTAATGGGCTTGCCTTTTAAGTCGAATAAGGTACACACGGCGGAATTTTATATAAATATCGGGAAACGTCTGTTGGAAGACGGTATTCATATAGACAGCATTTGCCTTAAGGATGCCAGCGGCACGACCGATCCCAAGACTATTTATGATACGGCGATAGGTTTAAGGAAGCTTATGCCGCCGGAGATGCCGTTGTGGATGCATACTCATGATACGGCCAGTATGGCGGTGGCCTGCTATATGGCGGCTATTGCCGGCGGCGCCGATGGTGTCGATCTCTCCGTAAGGCCGATGGCGAGCGGGACGGTGCAACCGGATGCTCGTTCGCTGGATCATGCTTTGAAAGGAACCGGCTATGCGCTTGACATCGACGTTTCCAAACTGTCGGAAATCGAGGAGATGCTTAACGAATTGATGAAGGATTATGATTTCAACCCGACAACCACGACGGCTGATGCCCGGGTGCTTGGTTTCCCGATGCCGGGGGGCGCTATCGGGCCCAATGTGCACATGATGGTTAAAGCCGGTATTCTTGAAAAGTATGGTGACGTTCTGGCCGAATTCCCGGTGGTTGTCGAGGCCGGAGGCGCTTGGACATCGGTCACGCCCGGCTCGCAGCAGTACTGGCTGCAGGCTTTCAATAATGTCATGTACGGTCGCTGGAAAAAAATCGATGCCGGATACGGACGCGCCGTCCTGGGATATTTCGGCAAGACGCCGCTTCCTCCCGATCCCGAGGTCATCAAAGTTGCTTCGGAGCAGCTTAACCTGCCGGTCTTCACCGGTAATGCGCTGGATGCGGCTCCCAAGAATATTGAGCCGGCCAAAAAAGCGCTGGAAGAAAGAGGTCTGCCGGTCAACGATAAGAATATTTTCCTTGTCGTGTCGGCCATGGTTCCTGGCAAAAAGATGGAGCTTAATGAGGGCATTCGTTTCCTGATGGGCAATGCCAAAATCGATGTCCCACTTAAGAAGAAAGAAGAACCTAAGCCGGCAGAAGTACCTGCCGCTGCTCCCGTTATTGCCGCTGCGATTAACGGGCCGGTAACATCACGGTGCGTGGTGCAGGAAGGCGCAGTCACCCGGACCTTTATGGTAACGGTTGAGCCGGCGGCTGCTTCCGGAAATCCGAGCCCGGCTCCGGCTGCCGCGGTGAATAATCCCACACCGGCGCCGACAGGGGGAACGTCGGTATTTTCAACCTTTGCCGGTTTTGTCGAGGTTGTTGATATTCTGGTTAAAGTAGGAGAATCGGTAAACAGAGGGCATGTCGTGGCGGCGGTTGAAGCCATGAAGGCCAAGCATGATATAAAAGCGCCGGTTGACGGAAAGGTGACCGCCATACATGTCAAGATCGGCGATGAGATTGATGCTTCCAAACCGATCATGACCATCGCATAA
- a CDS encoding NADP-dependent malic enzyme (NADP-dependent; catalyzes the oxidative decarboxylation of malate to form pyruvate; decarboxylates oxaloacetate), with the protein MITKQQALDYHSMGKPGKVEVNPTKPCVTQLDLSLAYTPGVAQPCLEIHANPGDVYKYTAKGNLVAVVSNGTAVLGLGNIGAAAGKPVMEGKGVLFKRFGDVDVFDIELDTEDPDEIIKCCQLLEPTFGGINLEDIKAPECFYIEETLKRTMKIPVFHDDQHGTAIISGAALLNALELVKKDIAKVRVVFCGAGAAGIACAKLYCTLGVKHENILMVDTKGVIYKGRGDKLNKYKAEFERESKCRTLEDAMKDADVFVGVSAKDMVTKEMVKSMARDPIIFAMANPDPEISYPDAVAARKDVIMATGRSDYPNQVNNVLGFPFIFRGALDVHATAINDEMKIAAVKALAKLAKEDVPDEVARAYGVDHFKFGREYIIPKPFDHRVLTWEAGAVAQAAMDSGVALNKVDIEEYKRSLERRIGKGRIIMSAVTDKARKSPKRIVFPEGDSDRILRAAHIVVSEGIAKPILLGDPENVKMAADALEVSLDGIEIINPITSDKRKPYSERFYEKRCRRGITKEQALWTLRDRTYFGLMMLEMGDCDGVLSGVTSTYPTTIRPALEIIPLNEGIHRVSGLFAMIQKDKVYMFADTTVNINPDAEELAEIAVSASHVARAFDIEPKIAMLSFSNFGSARYPESDKVAKAVELVRKKDPTLVVEGEMQADTAMMPDFMQKYFPFSKLKEEANVFIFPDLNSGNIAYKLVQRMGGLIAVGPILMGFSRPVHVLHRTHDVNQIVDMAAIAVVDAQQNGRK; encoded by the coding sequence ATGATAACGAAACAACAAGCCCTTGATTATCACAGCATGGGAAAGCCGGGCAAAGTCGAAGTGAATCCGACCAAGCCCTGCGTGACACAGCTTGATTTATCATTGGCTTATACTCCGGGCGTGGCTCAGCCGTGTCTTGAGATTCACGCCAATCCGGGTGATGTATATAAATACACCGCCAAAGGCAACCTGGTGGCGGTGGTTTCGAATGGGACTGCTGTTCTTGGGCTGGGGAATATCGGGGCTGCGGCCGGTAAGCCGGTCATGGAAGGAAAAGGCGTTCTGTTTAAACGATTCGGCGACGTCGATGTTTTTGACATCGAACTCGATACGGAAGATCCGGATGAAATCATAAAATGCTGCCAGCTTCTCGAACCGACTTTCGGCGGCATAAATCTTGAAGACATAAAGGCCCCGGAGTGCTTCTACATCGAAGAAACACTCAAACGGACCATGAAAATACCGGTCTTTCATGATGATCAGCACGGCACCGCCATTATTTCCGGTGCGGCATTGTTGAATGCGCTGGAACTGGTAAAAAAGGATATCGCCAAAGTGCGGGTCGTTTTTTGCGGCGCCGGCGCCGCAGGAATTGCCTGTGCCAAGCTTTATTGCACTCTCGGTGTCAAGCATGAAAATATCCTGATGGTCGATACCAAAGGTGTCATATATAAGGGGCGCGGCGATAAATTGAATAAGTATAAAGCCGAATTCGAGCGTGAATCCAAATGCCGGACTCTTGAAGATGCCATGAAGGATGCCGACGTTTTTGTCGGTGTCTCCGCCAAGGATATGGTAACCAAGGAAATGGTCAAATCAATGGCGCGTGATCCGATCATTTTTGCCATGGCCAATCCTGATCCCGAAATTTCCTATCCTGATGCGGTCGCGGCCAGGAAAGATGTTATCATGGCGACCGGACGTTCGGATTATCCCAATCAGGTCAATAATGTTCTGGGATTCCCGTTCATTTTCCGGGGTGCTCTTGATGTCCATGCCACCGCGATCAATGATGAAATGAAAATTGCAGCGGTCAAGGCGCTGGCGAAGCTGGCCAAAGAAGATGTTCCCGATGAAGTCGCCCGGGCTTATGGGGTCGATCATTTTAAGTTCGGCCGCGAGTACATAATTCCCAAGCCTTTCGATCACCGGGTGCTCACCTGGGAGGCCGGAGCAGTCGCCCAGGCTGCCATGGATTCCGGCGTTGCTCTGAATAAGGTCGATATTGAGGAATATAAACGTTCCCTTGAGCGCCGAATCGGCAAGGGCCGGATCATAATGAGCGCAGTCACTGATAAGGCCCGCAAGAGTCCCAAGCGAATAGTCTTTCCTGAAGGCGATTCGGATCGAATTCTTCGTGCCGCGCATATCGTCGTCAGCGAAGGTATCGCCAAGCCGATACTTCTGGGTGATCCCGAAAATGTCAAGATGGCGGCAGACGCACTTGAAGTCAGTCTCGACGGGATTGAGATTATTAATCCGATTACTTCTGACAAGCGCAAGCCGTATTCCGAGAGATTTTATGAAAAACGCTGCCGGCGTGGTATCACCAAGGAACAGGCTCTCTGGACCCTGCGTGACCGCACCTACTTCGGTCTTATGATGCTCGAGATGGGTGACTGTGACGGCGTTCTTTCAGGGGTTACATCGACATATCCGACGACCATTCGGCCCGCGCTGGAAATAATTCCGCTTAATGAGGGAATCCACCGCGTGTCCGGACTGTTCGCTATGATTCAGAAGGACAAGGTTTATATGTTTGCCGACACGACGGTGAATATTAACCCTGATGCCGAAGAACTCGCCGAAATCGCTGTCAGCGCTTCGCATGTTGCCAGGGCCTTCGATATTGAGCCGAAGATTGCCATGCTTTCATTCTCGAATTTCGGTTCGGCTCGATACCCGGAATCGGATAAAGTAGCCAAGGCGGTTGAGCTGGTTCGTAAGAAAGATCCGACATTGGTGGTCGAAGGTGAGATGCAGGCTGATACCGCCATGATGCCGGATTTCATGCAGAAATACTTCCCCTTCTCCAAGCTGAAGGAGGAAGCCAATGTCTTCATATTCCCCGATCTTAACTCGGGCAATATCGCCTACAAACTGGTTCAGCGGATGGGCGGCCTGATTGCCGTCGGTCCGATTTTGATGGGCTTCTCCAGACCGGTGCATGTGCTTCATCGCACTCATGACGTCAATCAAATCGTTGATATGGCGGCCATTGCGGTGGTCGATGCCCAGCAAAATGGAAGAAAGTAA
- a CDS encoding ABC transporter ATP-binding protein, producing MIEFRNVNYSIEDKQILKNVSFLVPDGESRVIMGHSGSGKSTILRLILGLACPNSGEIFIDGKNICKLKEKHLREIRKQIGMVFQDGALFDSLTVGENVGYYLFEHTRMKMEEIDAKVREMLGFVGLSDEIIDNLPDQLSGGMQRRVAIGRALLSTNPRIMLYDEPTTGLDPQMTRNIIILINHLAEVKQVTSIVVTHQISDAFELAEKFIIIDDGRIAFDGSLGELRNEEGPLVVDFLQPFRDAIKNVKKIDFI from the coding sequence ATGATCGAATTTCGCAACGTAAATTATTCCATAGAAGATAAACAGATATTGAAAAACGTCTCATTTCTTGTTCCCGACGGCGAGTCACGGGTGATTATGGGACATTCCGGCTCCGGGAAATCGACCATTCTTCGCCTGATACTTGGCCTGGCTTGTCCAAATAGCGGCGAAATATTTATTGATGGCAAAAATATCTGCAAACTCAAGGAAAAGCACTTAAGAGAAATCCGCAAACAGATCGGCATGGTTTTTCAGGACGGGGCGCTGTTTGATTCGCTGACAGTCGGTGAAAATGTCGGGTATTATCTCTTTGAACATACCAGGATGAAGATGGAAGAAATCGATGCTAAGGTCCGCGAAATGCTTGGGTTTGTCGGTCTGTCGGACGAAATAATCGATAATCTTCCCGACCAGCTTTCGGGCGGGATGCAGCGACGGGTGGCGATCGGGCGGGCTCTTCTTTCGACCAATCCCAGGATCATGCTTTATGATGAGCCGACCACCGGTCTGGATCCGCAGATGACCAGGAATATTATTATTCTGATTAACCATCTGGCCGAAGTAAAACAGGTCACATCCATCGTCGTGACACATCAAATTTCGGATGCTTTTGAACTCGCGGAAAAATTTATTATTATTGATGACGGCCGGATCGCTTTTGACGGGTCGCTTGGAGAACTCCGCAATGAGGAGGGCCCGCTGGTAGTGGACTTCCTTCAGCCCTTCCGCGATGCGATCAAAAATGTAAAAAAAATAGACTTTATATAG
- a CDS encoding transporter, producing the protein MVLIKFLHDWLKHFIVETQKLFYFSIRMIGSLFGRPIYPAETFEQMYIIGVGSLFLVVLTGISAGQGMALEFANELADFGSKNYLGRVMVLAIVRELGPILTGIMVASRVAAGITAEIGSMKSSNQIDAMIAFGIDPMRKLAAPRLISLLVMVPALTIVCDIISLFGGWVIAVFLAHISSLTYWTAVKEKLIFGNIFVGIFKPFFFALVIAFVSCYKGFTSEGGTKGVGRATTESVMVSSITILISNFVITKFISGYLKGYL; encoded by the coding sequence TTGGTCTTAATAAAATTTCTTCATGACTGGCTCAAGCATTTTATTGTTGAGACTCAGAAGCTATTTTACTTCTCGATTAGAATGATCGGTTCCTTGTTCGGTCGCCCGATTTATCCGGCGGAGACATTCGAGCAAATGTATATAATCGGGGTAGGGTCTTTATTTTTGGTCGTTCTGACCGGTATTTCGGCCGGGCAGGGCATGGCCCTGGAATTCGCCAATGAACTGGCCGATTTCGGAAGCAAGAATTATCTGGGAAGAGTCATGGTTTTGGCCATTGTCCGCGAACTGGGGCCGATTTTGACCGGTATCATGGTCGCTTCCCGCGTTGCCGCGGGCATCACGGCCGAAATCGGATCGATGAAATCGTCCAATCAGATTGACGCCATGATTGCTTTCGGGATCGATCCGATGAGAAAGCTGGCTGCGCCCCGTCTGATTTCGCTGCTGGTCATGGTACCCGCCCTGACCATTGTCTGCGATATTATTTCACTTTTCGGCGGCTGGGTTATTGCCGTTTTCCTTGCTCATATCAGCTCCCTGACATACTGGACGGCGGTGAAAGAAAAGCTTATTTTCGGAAATATTTTTGTGGGAATTTTTAAGCCTTTTTTCTTTGCCCTCGTCATTGCCTTTGTCTCCTGTTATAAGGGATTCACTTCCGAGGGCGGGACCAAAGGAGTCGGCCGGGCGACGACCGAGTCGGTGATGGTCTCATCGATCACGATTCTAATCTCCAATTTTGTCATCACCAAGTTTATTTCCGGCTATTTGAAGGGATATTTATGA